In one window of Ovis aries strain OAR_USU_Benz2616 breed Rambouillet chromosome 3, ARS-UI_Ramb_v3.0, whole genome shotgun sequence DNA:
- the RALGDS gene encoding ral guanine nucleotide dissociation stimulator isoform X3, with protein MQMAVRELGTPWLPKRHEAVNEQQGKEAPRFVAIEDARTCRRAGALTPGWGSAVEGGPLGGNQSPQGQLTESGPWFPGLPFSCPWWCAHGRAVPPISLLCGEMTRNRSRLGAGGHPGPEQAAVGTLSSTQEIGEELVNGVIYSISLRKIQVHHGASKGQRWLGCENESALNLYETCKVRTVKAGTLEKLVEHLVPAFQGSDLSYVTIFLCTYRAFTTTQQVLDLLFKRYGCILPYSSEDGGPQDQLRNAISSILGTWLDQYSEDFCQPPDFPCLRQLVAYVQLNMPGSDLERRAHLLLAQLEHADLGEAEPEALSPAPVPALKPAAEPEPTLGPDLEPAPALAPEPAPTPAPTPPPELEPALSQTLELDPAAAPEPPWPLPVATENGLGEEKPHLLAFPPDLVAEQFTLMDAELFKKVVPYHCLGSIWSQRDKKGKEHLAPTVRATVTQFNSVANCVITTCLGDRSVSARHRARVVEHWIEVARECRVLKNFSSLYAILSALQSNSIHRLKKTWEEVSRDSLRVFQKLSEIFSDENNYSLSRELLIKEGTSKFATLEMNPKRAQRRPKEAGVIQGTVPYLGTFLTDLVMLDTAMKDYLYGRLINFEKRRKEFEVIAQIKLLQSACNNYSIAPEEHFGAWFRAMERLSEAESYTLSCELEPPSESASNTLKVKKNTAIVKRWSDRQAPSAELSTSGSCHSKSCDQLRYGPYLSSGDIADALSVHSAGSSSSDVEEINMSFVPESPDGQEKKFWESASQSSPETSGISSASSSTSSSSASTTPVASTRTHKRSVSGVCSYGSSLPLYNQQVGDSCIIRVSLDVDNGNMYKSILVTSQDKAPAVIRKAMDKHNLDEDEPEDYELVQVISDDRKLKIPDNANVFYAMNSTANYDFVLKKRTFTKGTKVRHGASSTLPRMKQKGLKIAKGIF; from the exons ATGCAGATGGCAGTCAGGGAACTGGGAACTCCTTGGTTGCCCAAGAGGCACGAGGCCGTGAATGagcagcaggggaaggaggcGCCTCGGTTTGTGGCCATCGAGGACGCCCGCACCTGCCGCAGAGCCGGGGCGCTGACTCCAGGGTGGGGGTCAGCTGTGGAGGGGGGCCCCCTGGGAGGGAACCAGAGCCCCCAGGGTCAGTTGACCGAATCAGGGCCTTGGTTCCCCGGTCTGCCATTTAGTTGCCCATGGTGGTGTGCCCATGGACGGGCggtccctcccatctccctcctctgcGGTGAAATGACCAGGAACCGTTCTCGTCTTGGTGCGGGGGGGCACCCAGGGCCGGAGCAGGCTGCGGTTGGAACCTTG AGCTCCACGCAGGAGATTGGCGAGGAGCTGGTCAACGGGGTCATCTACTCCATTTCCCTGCGCAAGATCCAAGTGCACCACGGCGCCAGCAAGGGCCAGCGCTGGCTCGGG TGTGAAAATGAGTCGGCCCTGAACCTCTACGAGACCTGCAAGGTGCGCACCGTGAAGGCGGGCACGCTGGAGAAGCTGGTGGAGCACCTGGTGCCCGCCTTCCAGGGCAGCGACCTCTCCTACGTCACCATCTTCCTGTGCACCTACCGAGCCTTCACCACCACCCAGCAGGTCCTGGACCTGCTGTTCAAGAG ATACGGGTGCATCCTTCCTTACTCCAGCGAGGACGGCGGACCCCAGGACCAACTCAGAAA TGCCATCTCCTCCATCCTGGGCACCTGGCTGGACCAGTATTCGGAGGACTTCTGTCAGCCCCCCGACTTCCCCTGCCTCAGGCAGCTGGTGGCCTACGTGCAGCTCAACATGCCCGGCTCTGACCTGGAGCGCCGGGCCCACCTCCTCCTGGCCCAGCTGGAGCACGCGGACCTCGGCGAGGCAGAGCcggagg CTCTGTCCCCAGCTCCAGTTCCAGCTCTGAAACCAGCTGCCGAGCCAGAGCCCACACTAGGCCCAGACCTCGAGCCCGCTCCGGCACTGGCCCCAGAGCCAGCCCCGACGCCAGCTCCAACGCCACCTCCAGAGCTCGAGCCGGCTCTCTCGCAAACTCTAGAGCTCGATCCGGCTGCAGCCCCAGAGCCCCCCTGGCCTTTGCCCGTGGCTACAGAGAACGGGCTTGGGGAGGAGAAGCCCCACCTCCTGGCGTTCCCTCCTGACCTTGTGGCAGAGCAATTCACGCTGATGGATGCG gagCTGTTCAAGAAGGTGGTCCCCTACCACTGCCTGGGCTCCATCTGGTCCCAGCGGGACAAGAAGGGGAAGGAGCACCTGGCCCCCACCGTCCGCGCCACCGTCACCCAGTTCAACAGCGTGGCCAACTGCGTCATCACCACCTGCCTCGGGGACCGGAGCGTGTCGGCCCGCCACAGGGCCAGGGTGGTGGAGCACTGGATCGAGGTGGCCAGG GAGTGCCGAGTCCTCAAGAACTTCTCCTCCCTCTACGCAATCCTCTCTGCCCTGCAGAGCAACTCCATCCACCGGCTGAAGAAGACGTGGGAAGAGGTCTCCAG GGACAGTCTCCGCGTCTTTCAGAAGCTGTCGGAGATTTTCTCTGACGAGAACAACTACTCCCTAAGCAGAGAACTGCTCATCAAG GAGGGGACATCCAAGTTTGCCACCCTGGAGATGAACCCCAAGCGAGCCCAGAGGCGCCCGAAAGAGGCG GGTGTCATCCAGGGCACCGTCCCCTACCTGGGCACATTCCTCACCGATCTAGTGATGCTGGACACGGCCATGAAGGACTATCTGTAT GGGAGACTGATCAACTTcgagaagaggaggaag GAATTCGAAGTGATCGCGCAGATCAAGCTGCTCCAGTCAGCCTGCAACAATTACAGCATCGCGCCCGAAGAGCACTTCGGGGCCTGGTTCCGAGCCATGGAGAGGCTCAGCGAGGCTGAGAG CTACACGTTGTCATGCGAGCTGGAGCCCCCCTCCGAGTCGGCCAGCAACACCCTCAAGGTCAAGAAGAACACGGCCATCGTCAAGCGCTGGAGCGA CCGCCAGGCCCCCAGCGCAGAGCTCAGTACCAGCGGCAGCTGTCACTCCAAGTCCTGTGACCAACTCAGGTACGGCCCCTACCTCAGCAGCGGAGACATTGCTGACGCGCTCAGCGTCCACTCGGCCGGCTCCTCCAGCTCCGACGTGGAGGAGATCAACATGAGTTTCGTCCCAGAGTCCCCCGACggccaggagaagaag TTCTGGGAGTCAGCCTCCCAGTCATCCCCGGAGACCTCTGGCATCAGCTCAGCCTCCAGCAGCACGTCCTCCTCCTCGGCCTCCACCACGCCCGTGGCCAGCACACGTACCCACAAGCGCTCCGTGTCCGGGGTCTGCAGCTACGGCTCCTCGCTGCCTCTCTACAACCAGCAGGTGGGCGACTCCTGCATCATCCGGGTGAGCCTGGACGTGGACAACGGCAACATGTACAAGAGCATCCTG GTGACCAGCCAAGACAAGGCTCCGGCTGTAATCCGCAAGGCCATGGACAAACACAACCTGGATGAGGACGAGCCCGAAGACTATGAGCTGGTGCAGGTTATTTCGGATGATCGAA AGCTGAAGATCCCTGACAATGCCAACGTGTTCTACGCCATGAACTCTACCGCCAACTATGACTTTGTCCTAAAGAAACGGACCTTCACCAAGGGGACAAAGGTCAGACATGGAGCCAGCTCGACCCTCCCCCGCATGAAGCAGAAGGGACTCAAGATTGCCAAGGGCATCTTCTGA
- the RALGDS gene encoding ral guanine nucleotide dissociation stimulator isoform X9, with protein sequence MVQRMWAEAAGPAGGAESLFPGSRRSRSVWDAVRLEVGGPDSCPVVLHSFTQLDPDLPRLESSTQEIGEELVNGVIYSISLRKIQVHHGASKGQRWLGCENESALNLYETCKVRTVKAGTLEKLVEHLVPAFQGSDLSYVTIFLCTYRAFTTTQQVLDLLFKRYGCILPYSSEDGGPQDQLRNAISSILGTWLDQYSEDFCQPPDFPCLRQLVAYVQLNMPGSDLERRAHLLLAQLEHADLGEAEPEALSPAPVPALKPAAEPEPTLGPDLEPAPALAPEPAPTPAPTPPPELEPALSQTLELDPAAAPEPPWPLPVATENGLGEEKPHLLAFPPDLVAEQFTLMDAELFKKVVPYHCLGSIWSQRDKKGKEHLAPTVRATVTQFNSVANCVITTCLGDRSVSARHRARVVEHWIEVARECRVLKNFSSLYAILSALQSNSIHRLKKTWEEVSRDSLRVFQKLSEIFSDENNYSLSRELLIKEGTSKFATLEMNPKRAQRRPKEAGVIQGTVPYLGTFLTDLVMLDTAMKDYLYGRLINFEKRRKEFEVIAQIKLLQSACNNYSIAPEEHFGAWFRAMERLSEAESYTLSCELEPPSESASNTLKVKKNTAIVKRWSDRQAPSAELSTSGSCHSKSCDQLRYGPYLSSGDIADALSVHSAGSSSSDVEEINMSFVPESPDGQEKKFWESASQSSPETSGISSASSSTSSSSASTTPVASTRTHKRSVSGVCSYGSSLPLYNQQVGDSCIIRVSLDVDNGNMYKSILVTSQDKAPAVIRKAMDKHNLDEDEPEDYELVQVISDDRKLKIPDNANVFYAMNSTANYDFVLKKRTFTKGTKVRHGASSTLPRMKQKGLKIAKGIF encoded by the exons AGCTCCACGCAGGAGATTGGCGAGGAGCTGGTCAACGGGGTCATCTACTCCATTTCCCTGCGCAAGATCCAAGTGCACCACGGCGCCAGCAAGGGCCAGCGCTGGCTCGGG TGTGAAAATGAGTCGGCCCTGAACCTCTACGAGACCTGCAAGGTGCGCACCGTGAAGGCGGGCACGCTGGAGAAGCTGGTGGAGCACCTGGTGCCCGCCTTCCAGGGCAGCGACCTCTCCTACGTCACCATCTTCCTGTGCACCTACCGAGCCTTCACCACCACCCAGCAGGTCCTGGACCTGCTGTTCAAGAG ATACGGGTGCATCCTTCCTTACTCCAGCGAGGACGGCGGACCCCAGGACCAACTCAGAAA TGCCATCTCCTCCATCCTGGGCACCTGGCTGGACCAGTATTCGGAGGACTTCTGTCAGCCCCCCGACTTCCCCTGCCTCAGGCAGCTGGTGGCCTACGTGCAGCTCAACATGCCCGGCTCTGACCTGGAGCGCCGGGCCCACCTCCTCCTGGCCCAGCTGGAGCACGCGGACCTCGGCGAGGCAGAGCcggagg CTCTGTCCCCAGCTCCAGTTCCAGCTCTGAAACCAGCTGCCGAGCCAGAGCCCACACTAGGCCCAGACCTCGAGCCCGCTCCGGCACTGGCCCCAGAGCCAGCCCCGACGCCAGCTCCAACGCCACCTCCAGAGCTCGAGCCGGCTCTCTCGCAAACTCTAGAGCTCGATCCGGCTGCAGCCCCAGAGCCCCCCTGGCCTTTGCCCGTGGCTACAGAGAACGGGCTTGGGGAGGAGAAGCCCCACCTCCTGGCGTTCCCTCCTGACCTTGTGGCAGAGCAATTCACGCTGATGGATGCG gagCTGTTCAAGAAGGTGGTCCCCTACCACTGCCTGGGCTCCATCTGGTCCCAGCGGGACAAGAAGGGGAAGGAGCACCTGGCCCCCACCGTCCGCGCCACCGTCACCCAGTTCAACAGCGTGGCCAACTGCGTCATCACCACCTGCCTCGGGGACCGGAGCGTGTCGGCCCGCCACAGGGCCAGGGTGGTGGAGCACTGGATCGAGGTGGCCAGG GAGTGCCGAGTCCTCAAGAACTTCTCCTCCCTCTACGCAATCCTCTCTGCCCTGCAGAGCAACTCCATCCACCGGCTGAAGAAGACGTGGGAAGAGGTCTCCAG GGACAGTCTCCGCGTCTTTCAGAAGCTGTCGGAGATTTTCTCTGACGAGAACAACTACTCCCTAAGCAGAGAACTGCTCATCAAG GAGGGGACATCCAAGTTTGCCACCCTGGAGATGAACCCCAAGCGAGCCCAGAGGCGCCCGAAAGAGGCG GGTGTCATCCAGGGCACCGTCCCCTACCTGGGCACATTCCTCACCGATCTAGTGATGCTGGACACGGCCATGAAGGACTATCTGTAT GGGAGACTGATCAACTTcgagaagaggaggaag GAATTCGAAGTGATCGCGCAGATCAAGCTGCTCCAGTCAGCCTGCAACAATTACAGCATCGCGCCCGAAGAGCACTTCGGGGCCTGGTTCCGAGCCATGGAGAGGCTCAGCGAGGCTGAGAG CTACACGTTGTCATGCGAGCTGGAGCCCCCCTCCGAGTCGGCCAGCAACACCCTCAAGGTCAAGAAGAACACGGCCATCGTCAAGCGCTGGAGCGA CCGCCAGGCCCCCAGCGCAGAGCTCAGTACCAGCGGCAGCTGTCACTCCAAGTCCTGTGACCAACTCAGGTACGGCCCCTACCTCAGCAGCGGAGACATTGCTGACGCGCTCAGCGTCCACTCGGCCGGCTCCTCCAGCTCCGACGTGGAGGAGATCAACATGAGTTTCGTCCCAGAGTCCCCCGACggccaggagaagaag TTCTGGGAGTCAGCCTCCCAGTCATCCCCGGAGACCTCTGGCATCAGCTCAGCCTCCAGCAGCACGTCCTCCTCCTCGGCCTCCACCACGCCCGTGGCCAGCACACGTACCCACAAGCGCTCCGTGTCCGGGGTCTGCAGCTACGGCTCCTCGCTGCCTCTCTACAACCAGCAGGTGGGCGACTCCTGCATCATCCGGGTGAGCCTGGACGTGGACAACGGCAACATGTACAAGAGCATCCTG GTGACCAGCCAAGACAAGGCTCCGGCTGTAATCCGCAAGGCCATGGACAAACACAACCTGGATGAGGACGAGCCCGAAGACTATGAGCTGGTGCAGGTTATTTCGGATGATCGAA AGCTGAAGATCCCTGACAATGCCAACGTGTTCTACGCCATGAACTCTACCGCCAACTATGACTTTGTCCTAAAGAAACGGACCTTCACCAAGGGGACAAAGGTCAGACATGGAGCCAGCTCGACCCTCCCCCGCATGAAGCAGAAGGGACTCAAGATTGCCAAGGGCATCTTCTGA
- the RALGDS gene encoding ral guanine nucleotide dissociation stimulator isoform X6 has product MVQRMWAEAAGPAGGAESLFPGSRRSRSVWDAVRLEVGGPDSCPVVLHSFTQLDPDLPRLESSTQEIGEELVNGVIYSISLRKIQVHHGASKGQRWLGCENESALNLYETCKVRTVKAGTLEKLVEHLVPAFQGSDLSYVTIFLCTYRAFTTTQQVLDLLFKRYGRCDALTASSRYGCILPYSSEDGGPQDQLRNAISSILGTWLDQYSEDFCQPPDFPCLRQLVAYVQLNMPGSDLERRAHLLLAQLEHADLGEAEPEALSPAPVPALKPAAEPEPTLGPDLEPAPALAPEPAPTPAPTPPPELEPALSQTLELDPAAAPEPPWPLPVATENGLGEEKPHLLAFPPDLVAEQFTLMDAELFKKVVPYHCLGSIWSQRDKKGKEHLAPTVRATVTQFNSVANCVITTCLGDRSVSARHRARVVEHWIEVARECRVLKNFSSLYAILSALQSNSIHRLKKTWEEVSRDSLRVFQKLSEIFSDENNYSLSRELLIKEGTSKFATLEMNPKRAQRRPKEAGVIQGTVPYLGTFLTDLVMLDTAMKDYLYGRLINFEKRRKEFEVIAQIKLLQSACNNYSIAPEEHFGAWFRAMERLSEAESYTLSCELEPPSESASNTLKVKKNTAIVKRWSDRQAPSAELSTSGSCHSKSCDQLRYGPYLSSGDIADALSVHSAGSSSSDVEEINMSFVPESPDGQEKKFWESASQSSPETSGISSASSSTSSSSASTTPVASTRTHKRSVSGVCSYGSSLPLYNQQVGDSCIIRVSLDVDNGNMYKSILVTSQDKAPAVIRKAMDKHNLDEDEPEDYELVQVISDDRKLKIPDNANVFYAMNSTANYDFVLKKRTFTKGTKVRHGASSTLPRMKQKGLKIAKGIF; this is encoded by the exons AGCTCCACGCAGGAGATTGGCGAGGAGCTGGTCAACGGGGTCATCTACTCCATTTCCCTGCGCAAGATCCAAGTGCACCACGGCGCCAGCAAGGGCCAGCGCTGGCTCGGG TGTGAAAATGAGTCGGCCCTGAACCTCTACGAGACCTGCAAGGTGCGCACCGTGAAGGCGGGCACGCTGGAGAAGCTGGTGGAGCACCTGGTGCCCGCCTTCCAGGGCAGCGACCTCTCCTACGTCACCATCTTCCTGTGCACCTACCGAGCCTTCACCACCACCCAGCAGGTCCTGGACCTGCTGTTCAAGAG GTACGGTAGATGTGACGCCCTCACGGCCTCCTCTAGATACGGGTGCATCCTTCCTTACTCCAGCGAGGACGGCGGACCCCAGGACCAACTCAGAAA TGCCATCTCCTCCATCCTGGGCACCTGGCTGGACCAGTATTCGGAGGACTTCTGTCAGCCCCCCGACTTCCCCTGCCTCAGGCAGCTGGTGGCCTACGTGCAGCTCAACATGCCCGGCTCTGACCTGGAGCGCCGGGCCCACCTCCTCCTGGCCCAGCTGGAGCACGCGGACCTCGGCGAGGCAGAGCcggagg CTCTGTCCCCAGCTCCAGTTCCAGCTCTGAAACCAGCTGCCGAGCCAGAGCCCACACTAGGCCCAGACCTCGAGCCCGCTCCGGCACTGGCCCCAGAGCCAGCCCCGACGCCAGCTCCAACGCCACCTCCAGAGCTCGAGCCGGCTCTCTCGCAAACTCTAGAGCTCGATCCGGCTGCAGCCCCAGAGCCCCCCTGGCCTTTGCCCGTGGCTACAGAGAACGGGCTTGGGGAGGAGAAGCCCCACCTCCTGGCGTTCCCTCCTGACCTTGTGGCAGAGCAATTCACGCTGATGGATGCG gagCTGTTCAAGAAGGTGGTCCCCTACCACTGCCTGGGCTCCATCTGGTCCCAGCGGGACAAGAAGGGGAAGGAGCACCTGGCCCCCACCGTCCGCGCCACCGTCACCCAGTTCAACAGCGTGGCCAACTGCGTCATCACCACCTGCCTCGGGGACCGGAGCGTGTCGGCCCGCCACAGGGCCAGGGTGGTGGAGCACTGGATCGAGGTGGCCAGG GAGTGCCGAGTCCTCAAGAACTTCTCCTCCCTCTACGCAATCCTCTCTGCCCTGCAGAGCAACTCCATCCACCGGCTGAAGAAGACGTGGGAAGAGGTCTCCAG GGACAGTCTCCGCGTCTTTCAGAAGCTGTCGGAGATTTTCTCTGACGAGAACAACTACTCCCTAAGCAGAGAACTGCTCATCAAG GAGGGGACATCCAAGTTTGCCACCCTGGAGATGAACCCCAAGCGAGCCCAGAGGCGCCCGAAAGAGGCG GGTGTCATCCAGGGCACCGTCCCCTACCTGGGCACATTCCTCACCGATCTAGTGATGCTGGACACGGCCATGAAGGACTATCTGTAT GGGAGACTGATCAACTTcgagaagaggaggaag GAATTCGAAGTGATCGCGCAGATCAAGCTGCTCCAGTCAGCCTGCAACAATTACAGCATCGCGCCCGAAGAGCACTTCGGGGCCTGGTTCCGAGCCATGGAGAGGCTCAGCGAGGCTGAGAG CTACACGTTGTCATGCGAGCTGGAGCCCCCCTCCGAGTCGGCCAGCAACACCCTCAAGGTCAAGAAGAACACGGCCATCGTCAAGCGCTGGAGCGA CCGCCAGGCCCCCAGCGCAGAGCTCAGTACCAGCGGCAGCTGTCACTCCAAGTCCTGTGACCAACTCAGGTACGGCCCCTACCTCAGCAGCGGAGACATTGCTGACGCGCTCAGCGTCCACTCGGCCGGCTCCTCCAGCTCCGACGTGGAGGAGATCAACATGAGTTTCGTCCCAGAGTCCCCCGACggccaggagaagaag TTCTGGGAGTCAGCCTCCCAGTCATCCCCGGAGACCTCTGGCATCAGCTCAGCCTCCAGCAGCACGTCCTCCTCCTCGGCCTCCACCACGCCCGTGGCCAGCACACGTACCCACAAGCGCTCCGTGTCCGGGGTCTGCAGCTACGGCTCCTCGCTGCCTCTCTACAACCAGCAGGTGGGCGACTCCTGCATCATCCGGGTGAGCCTGGACGTGGACAACGGCAACATGTACAAGAGCATCCTG GTGACCAGCCAAGACAAGGCTCCGGCTGTAATCCGCAAGGCCATGGACAAACACAACCTGGATGAGGACGAGCCCGAAGACTATGAGCTGGTGCAGGTTATTTCGGATGATCGAA AGCTGAAGATCCCTGACAATGCCAACGTGTTCTACGCCATGAACTCTACCGCCAACTATGACTTTGTCCTAAAGAAACGGACCTTCACCAAGGGGACAAAGGTCAGACATGGAGCCAGCTCGACCCTCCCCCGCATGAAGCAGAAGGGACTCAAGATTGCCAAGGGCATCTTCTGA
- the RALGDS gene encoding ral guanine nucleotide dissociation stimulator isoform X8, whose translation MAPQARPAEPRGRKGWVFLACVSVVTARRWAIARHAALQSPTSWPKTPLPAPATESSTQEIGEELVNGVIYSISLRKIQVHHGASKGQRWLGCENESALNLYETCKVRTVKAGTLEKLVEHLVPAFQGSDLSYVTIFLCTYRAFTTTQQVLDLLFKRYGRCDALTASSRYGCILPYSSEDGGPQDQLRNAISSILGTWLDQYSEDFCQPPDFPCLRQLVAYVQLNMPGSDLERRAHLLLAQLEHADLGEAEPEALSPAPVPALKPAAEPEPTLGPDLEPAPALAPEPAPTPAPTPPPELEPALSQTLELDPAAAPEPPWPLPVATENGLGEEKPHLLAFPPDLVAEQFTLMDAELFKKVVPYHCLGSIWSQRDKKGKEHLAPTVRATVTQFNSVANCVITTCLGDRSVSARHRARVVEHWIEVARECRVLKNFSSLYAILSALQSNSIHRLKKTWEEVSRDSLRVFQKLSEIFSDENNYSLSRELLIKEGTSKFATLEMNPKRAQRRPKEAGVIQGTVPYLGTFLTDLVMLDTAMKDYLYGRLINFEKRRKEFEVIAQIKLLQSACNNYSIAPEEHFGAWFRAMERLSEAESYTLSCELEPPSESASNTLKVKKNTAIVKRWSDRQAPSAELSTSGSCHSKSCDQLRYGPYLSSGDIADALSVHSAGSSSSDVEEINMSFVPESPDGQEKKFWESASQSSPETSGISSASSSTSSSSASTTPVASTRTHKRSVSGVCSYGSSLPLYNQQVGDSCIIRVSLDVDNGNMYKSILVTSQDKAPAVIRKAMDKHNLDEDEPEDYELVQVISDDRKLKIPDNANVFYAMNSTANYDFVLKKRTFTKGTKVRHGASSTLPRMKQKGLKIAKGIF comes from the exons AGCTCCACGCAGGAGATTGGCGAGGAGCTGGTCAACGGGGTCATCTACTCCATTTCCCTGCGCAAGATCCAAGTGCACCACGGCGCCAGCAAGGGCCAGCGCTGGCTCGGG TGTGAAAATGAGTCGGCCCTGAACCTCTACGAGACCTGCAAGGTGCGCACCGTGAAGGCGGGCACGCTGGAGAAGCTGGTGGAGCACCTGGTGCCCGCCTTCCAGGGCAGCGACCTCTCCTACGTCACCATCTTCCTGTGCACCTACCGAGCCTTCACCACCACCCAGCAGGTCCTGGACCTGCTGTTCAAGAG GTACGGTAGATGTGACGCCCTCACGGCCTCCTCTAGATACGGGTGCATCCTTCCTTACTCCAGCGAGGACGGCGGACCCCAGGACCAACTCAGAAA TGCCATCTCCTCCATCCTGGGCACCTGGCTGGACCAGTATTCGGAGGACTTCTGTCAGCCCCCCGACTTCCCCTGCCTCAGGCAGCTGGTGGCCTACGTGCAGCTCAACATGCCCGGCTCTGACCTGGAGCGCCGGGCCCACCTCCTCCTGGCCCAGCTGGAGCACGCGGACCTCGGCGAGGCAGAGCcggagg CTCTGTCCCCAGCTCCAGTTCCAGCTCTGAAACCAGCTGCCGAGCCAGAGCCCACACTAGGCCCAGACCTCGAGCCCGCTCCGGCACTGGCCCCAGAGCCAGCCCCGACGCCAGCTCCAACGCCACCTCCAGAGCTCGAGCCGGCTCTCTCGCAAACTCTAGAGCTCGATCCGGCTGCAGCCCCAGAGCCCCCCTGGCCTTTGCCCGTGGCTACAGAGAACGGGCTTGGGGAGGAGAAGCCCCACCTCCTGGCGTTCCCTCCTGACCTTGTGGCAGAGCAATTCACGCTGATGGATGCG gagCTGTTCAAGAAGGTGGTCCCCTACCACTGCCTGGGCTCCATCTGGTCCCAGCGGGACAAGAAGGGGAAGGAGCACCTGGCCCCCACCGTCCGCGCCACCGTCACCCAGTTCAACAGCGTGGCCAACTGCGTCATCACCACCTGCCTCGGGGACCGGAGCGTGTCGGCCCGCCACAGGGCCAGGGTGGTGGAGCACTGGATCGAGGTGGCCAGG GAGTGCCGAGTCCTCAAGAACTTCTCCTCCCTCTACGCAATCCTCTCTGCCCTGCAGAGCAACTCCATCCACCGGCTGAAGAAGACGTGGGAAGAGGTCTCCAG GGACAGTCTCCGCGTCTTTCAGAAGCTGTCGGAGATTTTCTCTGACGAGAACAACTACTCCCTAAGCAGAGAACTGCTCATCAAG GAGGGGACATCCAAGTTTGCCACCCTGGAGATGAACCCCAAGCGAGCCCAGAGGCGCCCGAAAGAGGCG GGTGTCATCCAGGGCACCGTCCCCTACCTGGGCACATTCCTCACCGATCTAGTGATGCTGGACACGGCCATGAAGGACTATCTGTAT GGGAGACTGATCAACTTcgagaagaggaggaag GAATTCGAAGTGATCGCGCAGATCAAGCTGCTCCAGTCAGCCTGCAACAATTACAGCATCGCGCCCGAAGAGCACTTCGGGGCCTGGTTCCGAGCCATGGAGAGGCTCAGCGAGGCTGAGAG CTACACGTTGTCATGCGAGCTGGAGCCCCCCTCCGAGTCGGCCAGCAACACCCTCAAGGTCAAGAAGAACACGGCCATCGTCAAGCGCTGGAGCGA CCGCCAGGCCCCCAGCGCAGAGCTCAGTACCAGCGGCAGCTGTCACTCCAAGTCCTGTGACCAACTCAGGTACGGCCCCTACCTCAGCAGCGGAGACATTGCTGACGCGCTCAGCGTCCACTCGGCCGGCTCCTCCAGCTCCGACGTGGAGGAGATCAACATGAGTTTCGTCCCAGAGTCCCCCGACggccaggagaagaag TTCTGGGAGTCAGCCTCCCAGTCATCCCCGGAGACCTCTGGCATCAGCTCAGCCTCCAGCAGCACGTCCTCCTCCTCGGCCTCCACCACGCCCGTGGCCAGCACACGTACCCACAAGCGCTCCGTGTCCGGGGTCTGCAGCTACGGCTCCTCGCTGCCTCTCTACAACCAGCAGGTGGGCGACTCCTGCATCATCCGGGTGAGCCTGGACGTGGACAACGGCAACATGTACAAGAGCATCCTG GTGACCAGCCAAGACAAGGCTCCGGCTGTAATCCGCAAGGCCATGGACAAACACAACCTGGATGAGGACGAGCCCGAAGACTATGAGCTGGTGCAGGTTATTTCGGATGATCGAA AGCTGAAGATCCCTGACAATGCCAACGTGTTCTACGCCATGAACTCTACCGCCAACTATGACTTTGTCCTAAAGAAACGGACCTTCACCAAGGGGACAAAGGTCAGACATGGAGCCAGCTCGACCCTCCCCCGCATGAAGCAGAAGGGACTCAAGATTGCCAAGGGCATCTTCTGA